A region from the Inhella inkyongensis genome encodes:
- a CDS encoding Mor transcription activator family protein, protein MTPRRAITAAELAVLETRLPPGLADGMRELALCLFEALVLGSGPAGAVAPSGAWAAQLQVLADLVLMQLQHLSNELGGRGNIYIAKGINVHLSARDRAMCARFRGNNYRELARQEGLTEMRVRQIVDAWQREQYQARQSSLPGLDAD, encoded by the coding sequence ATGACCCCGCGCCGCGCCATCACCGCCGCCGAACTGGCCGTGCTCGAAACCCGCCTGCCCCCGGGCCTGGCTGATGGCATGCGCGAGCTGGCCCTGTGCCTGTTCGAAGCCCTGGTGCTGGGCAGCGGCCCGGCTGGCGCGGTGGCGCCGTCTGGAGCCTGGGCTGCGCAGCTGCAGGTGCTGGCCGACCTGGTGCTGATGCAACTGCAGCACCTCTCCAACGAGCTGGGCGGCCGGGGCAATATCTACATTGCCAAGGGCATCAACGTGCACCTCTCGGCCCGCGACCGCGCCATGTGCGCGCGCTTTCGGGGCAACAACTACCGCGAGCTGGCCCGCCAGGAAGGGCTGACCGAGATGCGCGTGCGCCAGATCGTGGACGCCTGGCAGCGCGAGCAATACCAGGCGCGCCAGAGCAGCCTGCCGGGGCTGGACGCAGACTGA
- a CDS encoding peptidase yields the protein MASMPQRLHIFKPGEFTAMSGERHAFTPAMLRGIAASYSPAVHEAPIVVGHPKADLPAYGWVQGLEYQESDDASGPAGLYAQVAQVNADFADMVAAGAFKKISAAFYGAQAPGNPCPGSLYLRHVGFLGAQPPAVKGLRNPAFSDAEDGVLCFSEPTDPSSPTQESAVTEEEAAQLRAENERLAAQNAALAAQAAEAAAAGRHAENLAFAEKLVADGRLLSAALPVIVATLDHLAAAETPIEFGEGEAKAPLLKGLKEQLQASPVLAPLGQTATTGRAAANGDPAPGEDLAFAEGANPARLEQHKQILAHAAKHQLSYADAAAAVLK from the coding sequence ATGGCGTCCATGCCTCAACGACTGCACATCTTCAAGCCCGGCGAGTTCACCGCCATGAGCGGCGAGCGCCATGCGTTCACGCCCGCCATGTTGCGCGGCATTGCCGCCAGCTACAGCCCGGCCGTGCACGAAGCCCCCATCGTGGTGGGCCACCCGAAGGCCGATCTGCCCGCCTACGGCTGGGTGCAGGGGCTGGAATACCAAGAGAGCGACGACGCCAGCGGCCCGGCCGGCTTGTACGCCCAGGTGGCCCAGGTCAATGCCGACTTCGCCGACATGGTGGCGGCCGGCGCCTTCAAAAAGATCAGCGCCGCCTTCTACGGCGCCCAGGCCCCCGGCAACCCCTGCCCGGGCAGCCTGTACCTGCGCCATGTGGGCTTTCTCGGCGCCCAGCCGCCGGCCGTGAAGGGCCTGCGCAACCCCGCATTCAGCGACGCCGAGGACGGCGTGCTGTGCTTTTCCGAGCCCACCGATCCCTCTTCACCCACCCAGGAGTCCGCCGTGACCGAAGAAGAAGCCGCGCAATTGCGCGCCGAGAACGAGCGCCTTGCTGCGCAGAACGCCGCCCTGGCGGCTCAAGCCGCCGAGGCCGCTGCGGCCGGCCGCCACGCCGAGAACCTGGCCTTCGCCGAGAAGTTGGTGGCCGATGGCCGCTTGCTGAGCGCGGCCCTGCCCGTGATCGTGGCCACGCTGGACCACTTGGCCGCCGCCGAGACCCCCATCGAGTTCGGCGAGGGTGAAGCCAAGGCCCCGCTGCTCAAGGGCCTGAAAGAGCAGCTGCAGGCCAGCCCCGTGCTGGCGCCCCTGGGGCAAACCGCCACCACCGGCCGCGCGGCCGCCAATGGTGACCCGGCACCTGGCGAGGACCTGGCCTTTGCCGAGGGCGCCAACCCGGCGCGCCTGGAGCAGCACAAACAGATCCTGGCCCACGCCGCCAAACACCAGCTGAGCTACGCCGACGCGGCGGCCGCTGTTCTCAAGTAA
- a CDS encoding major capsid protein, whose amino-acid sequence MGRLSNLRIVDPVLTALAVGYMNAQLVADQLMPFVAVEKEGGKIPLFGKEHFKLYNTERALRAKSNRISPEDVGSVDVAMDEHDLEYPIDYREDAESAYPLQARGTNIVVEGIRLRHERMVADMAQNPANYGAGNKITLAGASCWSDPASDPEGVISDAKAAIRAKIVKEPNTMVIGYDTWRLLKKHPQLKAILSDTRPRLVQIADLKEIFEIENIVVGRAVQANDAGVTSDIWGDTAVLAYVPGAGSSPRSPYEPSFGYTLRKKGQPVVDTRTEDGKVELIRNTDIFRPFLLGADAGYLVSNTRA is encoded by the coding sequence ATGGGACGCCTTAGCAATCTGCGCATCGTCGACCCCGTGCTCACCGCCTTGGCGGTGGGCTATATGAACGCCCAGCTGGTGGCCGACCAGCTCATGCCCTTCGTGGCGGTGGAAAAGGAAGGCGGCAAGATCCCGCTGTTCGGCAAAGAGCACTTCAAGCTCTACAACACCGAGCGCGCGCTGCGGGCCAAGAGCAACCGCATCTCGCCCGAGGACGTGGGCTCAGTGGATGTGGCGATGGACGAGCACGATCTCGAATACCCCATCGACTACCGCGAAGACGCAGAGAGCGCCTACCCGTTGCAGGCGCGCGGCACCAACATCGTGGTCGAAGGCATCCGCCTGCGTCACGAACGCATGGTGGCTGACATGGCCCAGAACCCCGCCAACTACGGCGCCGGCAACAAGATCACGCTGGCGGGCGCCAGTTGCTGGAGCGACCCGGCCTCGGACCCCGAGGGCGTGATCAGCGACGCCAAGGCCGCCATTCGCGCCAAGATCGTCAAAGAGCCCAACACCATGGTGATCGGCTACGACACCTGGCGCCTGCTCAAGAAGCATCCGCAGCTCAAGGCCATCTTGAGCGACACCCGCCCGCGCCTGGTGCAGATCGCCGATTTGAAGGAAATCTTCGAGATCGAGAACATCGTGGTGGGCCGCGCCGTGCAGGCCAACGATGCCGGCGTGACCAGCGACATCTGGGGCGACACCGCCGTGCTGGCCTATGTGCCCGGTGCCGGCAGCTCGCCCCGCAGCCCCTACGAGCCCAGCTTTGGCTACACGCTGCGCAAGAAGGGCCAGCCGGTGGTGGATACCCGCACCGAGGACGGCAAGGTGGAGCTGATCCGCAACACGGACATCTTCCGCCCCTTCCTGCTGGGTGCCGACGCCGGCTACCTGGTCAGCAACACCCGCGCTTAA
- a CDS encoding DUF2190 family protein — protein MKTEKILLTTTVLAVAALPKLRFVTFAGGVPAAGARTLGVAAVNADNGEQTPVNTHGELLVEAGAAIAVGAEVETDASGRAITKTTGVVCGVARDAATAAGEFIRILR, from the coding sequence ATGAAGACCGAAAAGATCCTGCTGACCACCACGGTGCTGGCCGTGGCCGCGCTGCCGAAGCTGCGCTTTGTGACCTTTGCCGGTGGCGTGCCCGCTGCCGGTGCCCGCACCCTGGGCGTGGCCGCCGTGAACGCCGACAACGGCGAGCAGACGCCGGTGAACACGCATGGCGAGCTGCTGGTGGAAGCCGGTGCCGCCATTGCGGTGGGCGCCGAGGTGGAAACCGACGCGAGCGGCCGCGCCATCACCAAGACCACCGGGGTGGTGTGCGGTGTGGCCCGCGATGCGGCCACGGCGGCGGGCGAGTTCATCCGCATCCTGCGCTGA
- a CDS encoding phage protein Gp36 family protein has translation MAYATLEHLLHAATGGWDELAQRGSTSALVDGELLRLTVQGGDRSAYGLAAQADADGAVTRMTAALELASRHADTHLFPRYRTAMPLAPALVAGSDLPTVVATIALKRLYGTTVPEEIRKGAQWAEDYLMSLAKGQVSLGEADTEVAQPAGRSVARTPAKAFDWDRY, from the coding sequence ATGGCCTACGCCACCCTTGAGCACCTGCTCCACGCCGCCACCGGCGGCTGGGACGAGCTGGCGCAGCGCGGCTCGACCAGCGCGCTGGTCGACGGCGAACTGCTGCGCCTGACGGTGCAAGGGGGTGACCGTAGCGCCTATGGCCTGGCCGCCCAGGCCGACGCCGATGGTGCGGTGACGCGCATGACCGCCGCCCTGGAGCTGGCCAGCCGCCACGCCGACACGCACCTGTTCCCGCGCTATCGCACCGCCATGCCCCTGGCGCCTGCGCTGGTAGCGGGTTCCGACCTGCCCACCGTGGTGGCCACCATCGCGCTCAAGCGCCTGTACGGCACCACCGTGCCTGAGGAAATCCGCAAGGGCGCCCAATGGGCCGAGGACTACCTGATGTCCCTGGCAAAGGGCCAGGTGAGCCTGGGCGAGGCCGATACCGAGGTGGCTCAGCCAGCCGGCCGCAGCGTGGCCCGCACCCCAGCAAAGGCTTTTGACTGGGACCGCTACTGA
- a CDS encoding phage tail terminator protein, whose amino-acid sequence MASVDFWALEAELLERLRASLSGTQPGLHLLGAADLAGVTEERQLSPAVHVIYQGYQVLEQRGKVARLQQTWLVVVATRNVRALKAGAEAGGRAGLLAGQVMQALMGWQPPSAAKPLALSAAPGPRFQAGHQYLPLAFSTELVLKAPT is encoded by the coding sequence ATGGCCAGCGTGGACTTCTGGGCGCTGGAAGCCGAGCTGCTGGAGCGCCTGCGCGCCAGCCTGAGCGGCACCCAACCGGGCCTGCACCTGCTGGGCGCGGCCGACCTGGCCGGCGTGACCGAAGAGCGCCAGCTCAGCCCGGCCGTGCATGTGATCTACCAGGGCTATCAGGTGCTTGAGCAACGCGGCAAAGTCGCCCGCCTGCAGCAGACCTGGCTGGTGGTGGTGGCCACGCGCAATGTGCGTGCGCTCAAGGCCGGTGCTGAAGCCGGCGGCCGAGCTGGACTGTTGGCCGGCCAGGTGATGCAGGCCCTGATGGGTTGGCAGCCTCCCAGCGCCGCCAAGCCGCTGGCCCTGAGCGCTGCGCCCGGTCCGCGCTTCCAGGCCGGCCATCAATACCTGCCGCTGGCCTTCAGCACCGAGTTGGTGCTCAAGGCGCCGACCTGA
- a CDS encoding phage tail tube protein yields the protein MLTTRIFRPTMTAGVVYARLLGSAAPLQSIGGIAELILNVEEEIKKQKDFSRGGGGNRAQVNRIDSVTMSAKLQDLNPVNLARVVFGNTAAVVSSTVTGEAVTGYKGGLIKLAHLNPSVVVLKKAAVTIAAAGNYEVRPEGLFVLDSATGITDGDALTVDYAFGGYDVIEALTEAAPTLEMLFAGVNEAMEGAANTVELHRVKTGALKSWGLINDDFAELDIEGEVLLDPTKTGAGTSKFFKVRMQ from the coding sequence ATGCTGACCACCCGAATTTTTCGACCCACCATGACCGCTGGCGTGGTCTATGCCCGCCTGCTTGGCAGCGCCGCACCGCTGCAGTCCATCGGCGGCATCGCCGAACTGATCTTGAATGTGGAAGAGGAGATCAAGAAGCAGAAGGACTTCAGCCGGGGTGGCGGTGGCAACCGTGCCCAGGTCAACCGGATCGACTCGGTGACCATGAGCGCCAAGTTGCAGGACTTAAACCCGGTGAACCTGGCGCGGGTGGTGTTTGGCAACACGGCCGCCGTGGTGAGTAGCACGGTGACGGGCGAAGCTGTCACCGGCTACAAGGGTGGCCTGATCAAGCTGGCACACCTGAACCCCAGCGTCGTGGTGCTCAAGAAGGCGGCCGTGACGATTGCGGCGGCTGGCAACTACGAGGTGCGTCCCGAGGGTCTGTTCGTGCTGGACAGCGCGACTGGCATCACCGACGGCGACGCCCTAACGGTGGACTACGCTTTTGGCGGCTACGACGTGATCGAGGCCCTGACCGAAGCGGCACCCACGCTGGAGATGTTGTTTGCCGGCGTGAACGAGGCCATGGAGGGTGCCGCCAACACGGTGGAGCTTCACCGCGTGAAGACGGGCGCACTCAAGAGCTGGGGCCTGATCAACGACGACTTTGCCGAACTGGACATCGAGGGCGAGGTGCTGCTGGACCCCACCAAGACGGGCGCGGGCACCAGCAAGTTCTTCAAGGTGCGAATGCAGTAA
- a CDS encoding tape measure protein, with product MASNVKFGIQIDADVQGKESVEQLTARLDEMAKVLEGELKQEAQAAAAKLRELGQQQAAIAGVEQLKREVQSASAALKQAEKEASDFAQQIGQAGPPTAQAAAHLQRLESAAEQARASLQAQRTAQAGAVAELQKHGIAASQTQAAQARLNTELAEARARAEALAPAWAGTARAAGAAGEQMQRTHRAVGEGVQSISTQLQRVQSAYLALSGGGVLGGMIKDAVQTADAFSSLGARIKLVTGDGTAFQQAMEGVQRVAMATRSDLEATGTLFTKLATAGKELGLSQNQALALTQTINQAIQITGGSADAAKAAITQLTQGLQSGTLRGDEFNSVMEQAPRLAQALAAGLGVGTGELRAMAEQGRLTSSTVIAALRGQSEAVAAEFAKLPPTVSGALQNVSTAWSAFVGDLNRGTGATQKLAEGLKFLADHLNEIAGAAITLGQGALAVGLLRLTQGFLTWAGNARLATVATAGLVAETTKLAGAMAAAESAKVGAVQKAGLLATAWGGVVNAGRGLLGLIGGPLGLVALTATYAKDLGELAAKLALKAQGLRNLEEIEARRMAQEREAAEAAEREKEARDRQIEADKAAALAKFGLSKAAQGLLLDFDELIKKGKTTDAALGDIGKSFDLSKHLGVRDAAGVLDRLRVQGLASAEQVQEAWAKALAGQNLADFERMARSAFGGVERGVAQMQQALDAGLREAIRRTGLDFGQISGGMSKAATLALADVEAMVRGLDRLKAQGVDTGLALSAGLSRAIQTADSERALEAVRQRIESLRKELGTQVTDGLLEQAAKQAEKLKSKMDEAKPGINSVTEAMKLLGVRSQESLSSAADEAKRAFEFIRDSGTAAPVDVQEAFRAYAEKAIAANAGVVSEALKVEAAMYRVNLAGRRAGDGIVSGMNRGRVAVLQASNAMAEALSRVGALTDAMGNVTRNADGTRPGGASGITPGSWDDYGYDENNRNAEQRANLAKQGGPVDASYNFDVRSRLERGEKFTADEIPALLNAYRVAVSNQALGQPGSVTLEGRRDDAAWVEVFRRALEQAQSGALGGRVGGRQAGAEQGPVYQTVVNLGSGRSFTVNTSSPQDQDALAKLLEQLAADKGRSGP from the coding sequence ATGGCCAGCAACGTGAAGTTCGGCATCCAGATCGACGCCGATGTCCAAGGCAAAGAGTCGGTCGAGCAACTGACCGCACGCCTGGACGAGATGGCCAAGGTGCTGGAGGGCGAGCTCAAGCAGGAAGCCCAGGCCGCTGCGGCCAAACTGCGCGAGCTGGGGCAGCAGCAAGCGGCCATTGCGGGTGTTGAGCAGCTGAAGCGCGAGGTGCAGAGCGCCAGCGCTGCACTCAAGCAGGCCGAGAAAGAGGCCAGCGACTTCGCGCAGCAGATCGGCCAGGCCGGCCCGCCTACGGCCCAGGCCGCCGCCCATCTGCAACGCCTAGAGAGTGCTGCTGAGCAGGCTCGCGCCAGCCTGCAGGCACAGAGGACGGCCCAGGCCGGCGCCGTGGCCGAGCTGCAAAAGCACGGCATTGCGGCCAGCCAGACCCAAGCCGCTCAGGCGCGGCTGAACACCGAGCTGGCGGAGGCCCGGGCCCGCGCCGAAGCCTTGGCCCCGGCCTGGGCTGGCACCGCCCGCGCGGCGGGGGCAGCCGGCGAACAGATGCAGCGCACCCACCGCGCGGTGGGCGAGGGAGTGCAGAGCATCAGCACCCAGTTGCAGCGCGTTCAGAGCGCCTACCTGGCGCTCTCGGGCGGTGGAGTGCTGGGCGGCATGATCAAGGACGCGGTGCAGACGGCGGATGCCTTCAGTTCATTGGGCGCTCGCATCAAGCTAGTCACCGGCGATGGCACGGCTTTTCAGCAGGCCATGGAAGGCGTGCAGCGGGTGGCCATGGCCACGCGCAGCGACCTGGAGGCCACCGGCACCCTGTTCACTAAGCTGGCCACCGCCGGCAAAGAGCTGGGCCTGAGCCAGAACCAGGCGCTGGCGCTGACGCAGACCATCAACCAGGCCATCCAGATCACCGGGGGCTCGGCCGATGCAGCCAAGGCGGCCATCACCCAGCTGACCCAGGGCCTGCAGAGCGGCACCCTGCGCGGCGATGAATTCAACTCGGTGATGGAGCAGGCCCCGCGCCTGGCCCAGGCCCTGGCCGCCGGCTTGGGCGTGGGCACGGGCGAGCTGCGCGCCATGGCCGAACAGGGCCGCCTGACCAGCTCGACCGTGATCGCGGCGCTGCGCGGCCAGTCAGAGGCCGTGGCGGCCGAGTTCGCCAAGCTGCCGCCCACGGTGAGCGGCGCGCTGCAGAACGTGAGCACCGCCTGGTCGGCATTCGTGGGCGACCTGAACCGGGGCACCGGCGCGACGCAAAAGCTGGCCGAGGGGCTCAAGTTCCTGGCCGACCACTTGAACGAGATCGCCGGGGCGGCAATCACGCTGGGCCAAGGGGCGCTGGCGGTAGGGCTGCTGCGCCTGACCCAGGGCTTTTTGACCTGGGCCGGCAACGCCAGGCTGGCCACCGTGGCCACGGCCGGCCTAGTGGCCGAGACCACCAAGTTGGCGGGTGCGATGGCGGCTGCCGAGTCCGCCAAGGTGGGCGCCGTGCAAAAGGCCGGGCTGCTGGCCACGGCCTGGGGCGGCGTGGTCAATGCGGGTCGAGGTCTGCTGGGCCTCATTGGCGGTCCCCTTGGGCTGGTGGCTCTGACGGCCACTTATGCCAAGGACCTCGGCGAGCTGGCAGCCAAGCTGGCGCTCAAGGCGCAAGGCCTGCGCAATCTGGAAGAGATTGAGGCGCGCCGCATGGCGCAGGAGCGTGAGGCGGCGGAAGCGGCCGAACGCGAAAAAGAGGCGCGAGACCGGCAGATCGAGGCTGACAAGGCGGCCGCCCTGGCCAAGTTCGGCTTGAGCAAGGCGGCACAGGGTCTGTTGCTGGACTTCGACGAGCTCATCAAGAAGGGCAAGACCACCGACGCTGCTCTGGGTGACATCGGCAAGAGCTTTGACCTGAGCAAGCACCTGGGCGTCCGCGACGCGGCAGGCGTTCTGGATCGGCTGCGAGTTCAGGGCCTGGCCAGCGCAGAGCAAGTGCAGGAGGCATGGGCGAAGGCATTGGCTGGGCAAAACTTGGCTGACTTTGAGCGAATGGCCAGGTCGGCTTTTGGTGGCGTGGAGCGAGGCGTAGCCCAGATGCAGCAGGCACTGGATGCAGGCCTGCGCGAAGCCATTCGACGGACGGGCTTGGACTTTGGGCAGATCAGCGGTGGCATGTCCAAAGCGGCAACGCTGGCTCTGGCTGATGTCGAAGCTATGGTTCGTGGGCTTGATCGCCTAAAGGCGCAAGGCGTCGATACCGGCTTGGCACTTTCCGCTGGCTTGTCGCGTGCCATTCAGACAGCAGACAGCGAAAGAGCTTTAGAAGCCGTTCGCCAGCGAATCGAGTCACTGCGTAAAGAGCTGGGGACTCAAGTCACCGATGGACTACTAGAGCAGGCCGCCAAGCAGGCTGAGAAGCTGAAGTCCAAGATGGACGAGGCTAAGCCAGGCATCAATAGTGTGACGGAGGCCATGAAGCTTCTTGGCGTGCGCAGCCAGGAAAGCTTGAGCAGCGCGGCCGACGAGGCGAAGCGGGCCTTTGAGTTCATCCGAGACTCAGGGACGGCCGCCCCGGTTGACGTGCAAGAAGCCTTTCGCGCCTATGCGGAGAAGGCCATTGCCGCCAATGCAGGCGTCGTAAGCGAAGCGCTGAAAGTCGAAGCGGCGATGTACCGCGTGAACCTGGCTGGGCGGCGCGCAGGCGATGGCATCGTTTCCGGCATGAACCGAGGCCGCGTGGCGGTTCTGCAGGCCAGCAACGCGATGGCCGAGGCCTTAAGTCGCGTCGGTGCGCTGACCGATGCCATGGGCAACGTGACACGCAATGCGGATGGCACTCGGCCGGGCGGAGCAAGCGGGATCACGCCGGGAAGCTGGGACGACTACGGGTACGACGAGAACAACCGCAACGCCGAGCAGCGCGCAAACCTGGCCAAACAAGGCGGTCCTGTTGACGCCTCTTACAACTTCGATGTGCGGTCGCGACTGGAGCGCGGCGAGAAGTTCACCGCCGACGAGATCCCCGCACTGCTGAATGCCTACCGAGTCGCGGTCTCGAACCAGGCATTGGGCCAGCCCGGCTCGGTCACGTTGGAGGGTCGCCGAGATGACGCCGCCTGGGTGGAGGTGTTTCGGCGTGCACTTGAACAGGCGCAGAGCGGCGCTCTGGGCGGCCGCGTGGGAGGTCGCCAAGCCGGAGCCGAGCAGGGTCCCGTCTATCAGACCGTGGTGAACCTGGGCAGCGGTCGCTCTTTCACGGTGAACACGTCGAGCCCGCAGGACCAGGACGCTCTAGCCAAGCTCCTTGAGCAACTCGCGGCGGACAAAGGTAGATCAGGCCCATGA
- a CDS encoding PDZ domain-containing protein, which yields MKFRAALHFGFDNTVTAGIVSAKARDTGEFLPFIQTDVAINPGNSGGPLLNMKGEVVGINSQIYSQSGGFMGISFAIPIDEAMRVADQLRASGKVVRGRIGVAIGPVSKEVAEAIGLSKAQGALVSNVESGGPAEKAGIEGGDVITRFDGKLIERSTDLPRLVGATRPGSKSSIQVFRRGAYKDLTVTVTELKEAPTRGGPEVGESRGSSSFGLSLSDLTESQRKELKLRGGVRVDAADGPAARAGLREGDLILSVDNAEVSSARQLQNLLGKLEKAKVISMVVRRGEATSIVLLRPGR from the coding sequence ATCAAATTTCGCGCCGCGCTTCACTTTGGCTTTGACAACACGGTAACGGCCGGCATCGTCAGCGCCAAAGCGCGCGACACCGGCGAGTTCCTGCCCTTCATCCAGACTGACGTTGCGATCAACCCGGGCAATTCGGGGGGGCCGCTGCTGAATATGAAGGGCGAGGTGGTGGGCATCAACTCGCAGATCTACAGCCAGTCGGGTGGGTTCATGGGCATTTCGTTCGCGATCCCCATTGATGAGGCGATGCGGGTGGCGGACCAATTGCGCGCCAGCGGCAAGGTGGTGCGCGGACGCATTGGCGTCGCCATCGGGCCGGTGAGCAAGGAAGTGGCCGAGGCCATTGGCCTGAGCAAGGCCCAAGGCGCCCTGGTCAGCAATGTTGAGTCGGGTGGGCCGGCCGAGAAGGCCGGCATCGAAGGCGGCGACGTCATCACCCGTTTTGACGGCAAGTTGATCGAACGCTCCACCGATCTGCCGCGTTTGGTGGGGGCCACGCGGCCAGGGAGCAAGTCCAGCATCCAGGTGTTCCGCCGTGGTGCCTACAAGGATTTGACGGTCACGGTGACCGAGCTGAAGGAAGCGCCGACCCGGGGCGGACCCGAGGTCGGCGAGTCCCGTGGTTCGAGCAGCTTCGGGTTGAGCCTCTCTGACCTGACCGAAAGCCAGCGCAAGGAACTCAAGCTGCGCGGCGGTGTGCGGGTGGACGCGGCCGACGGTCCAGCGGCCCGGGCTGGGCTGCGCGAGGGCGATTTGATTTTGTCCGTCGACAACGCCGAGGTCAGCAGTGCGCGTCAACTTCAGAACCTGCTGGGTAAGCTGGAAAAAGCCAAGGTCATCAGCATGGTGGTGCGGCGCGGCGAGGCCACCAGCATCGTGTTGCTGCGACCTGGGCGCTGA